The Streptomyces durmitorensis genome contains the following window.
TCGGCGCTGGAGTGCGCGAAGTGCTGACGCGAGCCCCACCACTCCACCTGCCCGTTCTCGTCCCGTGGCAGCGTCTCGGGGTGCAGGCGGCCCAGCCACGGCGGGGGAGCGGAGGTCGGCGTCGCCAGGACGACACCGATGCCGTGCGCGTGCAGCAGATCCATCAGCCGGTCCAGCCAGCCGAAGTCCCGCTCGCCGGGCCGTGGTTCGAGCCTCGCCCAGGAGAAGACGCCGAGGGTGACGGAGTTGACCGAGGCCTCGCGCATCAGGCGTACGTCGTCGAGCCAGACCTCCTCCGGCCACTGCTCGGGGTTGTAGTCGCCGCCGAACAGGATCCGGCCGCGGGTGGTGTCGTCGAGGGAAGGCATCGGTGGGATCAGCCCTTCACTGCGCCGGTGAGCATGCCCTGCTTGAAATGCCGCTGTACGAACGGCGAGAGGACGGCGACCGGCAGGAGCGCCAGGACCATCACGGCCATCTGGATGGCGAGCGGTGACAGATGCCCCGTGTTGATCGCCTGGGCCAGACCCGTCGGCTTCTGCTGTTTGATCACCAGCTGCTGCATGACGTTCTGGAGCGGCATCATGCCCGGGTCGCTGAGGTAGATCGACGCGTTGAACCACGCGCTCCAGTACCCCACCGCGTAGAAGAGCGTGATGACCGCGATCACCGCCCGGGACAGGGGCATGACGATCCGCCACAGGATGAGCAGGTCACCGGCCCCGTCGATGCGGGCGCTCTCGATCAGCTCCTGCGCCGTGCCCATGAAGAACGCCCGCAGGACGAGGATGTTGAAGACGTTCAGGGCGCTCGGCAGGATCAGCGACAGATAGGTGTCCGTGAGGCCGAGGCCCTGCACCACCAGATAGGTGGGGATCAGTCCGGCGCCGAAGAACATCGTGGCGACGATCAGCAGCAGGATCGGGCGGTGCAGGACCGATCCCGGGCGCGAGAGGCCGTAGGCGCACAGGACGGACACCACCATGCTGAAGAGCGTGCCGACGACCGTGACGCCCACGCTGACCAGCGTGGCCCGCGCCACCTGGCCGCCGCCGAGCAGCTCCTGGTAGTGGACGAAGGTGACACCCCGGGGGATCACCACCAGACCGCCCGTCTCGGTGATCGTCTTCACCGAGGAGAGGCTGGTGACGACCACCACCCACACCGGGAAGAGGACCGCGAGGCACACCAGGGTCAGCGTCACGCCCTTGGTGGCCAGGCCGGCCCGGGTCGGGGGCTCCTCCCACACGGGGCGCAGGCCGGTGCGGCTGCCGGGCTTGATGCCGAAGTTCAAGAGGCCCTGACTCATCGCTTGTACACCCCCTGCTCGCCCATGAGGTGGGCGGCCTTGTTGGCCCCGAGCACCATCAGGAGGCCGAAGACGCCCTTGACGATGCCGATGGCGGCGCCGTAGCCGAAGTTGCCGTTGTCCAGGCCGGTGTTCCATACGTAGGTGTCCAGGACCTCGGAGGCCGTGGGGCCCACGGCGGTGCGCTGGAGCAGGATCTGCTCGAAGCCGACCGTGAGCGCGTTGCCGACCTGGAGCACGAGCAGCAGCGCCACCACCGGGCGCAGCGCGGGCAGCTGGATGTGCCACATGCGCCGCCAGCGGTTCGCGCCGTCCATCGCCGACGCCTCGTACAGGTCCGGGCTGACCGCCGCGAGTGCGGCGAGGAAGACGATGACGCCCCAGCCCGCGTCCTTCCAGACCATCTCGAAGGTGACGAGGAATTTGAACAGGCCCGGGTCGGTCATCAGGTCGAAGCCCTCGTGCCCGTGGTCCCGAAGGACCTGCGCGACAAGCCCCGCCCCGCCGAACATCTGCTGGAAGACCGTGATGACAAGGACCCAGGAGAAGAAGTGCGGCAGGTAGAGGATCGCCTGGGCGACCGCCCGCACCCGGGGCCGCACGAAGCTGTTGATGAACAGCGCGAGCGCGATCGGCAGCGGGAAGAACAGCGTCAGCTGGATCGCGAAGATCGCGAGGGTGTTCCTGACCGCCTGCCAGAACAGCCGGTCGTCGGCCATGTGCCGGAAGTGCTCGATGCCGATCCAGGGGCTCTGCGTCATCGCCTGGAACGCGTTGTCGGCGATGTAGGGGTCGTAGTCCTGGAAGGCGACCACGTTGCCGATCAGCGGTACGTAGTTGAAGACGAGCAGGAGCAGCAGCGCGGGCAGCACCATGAGGAGCAGCGCGCGGTCGCGGCGCAGCCGGTGCCGCAGCGGGACGCGGGCAGGTGCCTTCTTCGCGGGGGGCGCGGCTTCGACGGGCCCGGTGGGCGCCCGCTCGGTGGTGTCGCGCGCGTGAGTCGTGCTCTGGGCCATGTCAGGACGCCGAGTCGCCGGTCGCCCCGGTCTGATCGAGCAACTTCTTGTACCAGCCGCGCAGCTTGTCGCCGCCGCCCGACTTCCAGTCCGAAGCCGCCTGCTGCATGTCGGAGACCTTCTTGCGGCCCCGCACGACGTCCTTCTCCAGGTCCTCGAACTCGGCGTTCAGCTCGGTGTACCGGGTCGGCTCGATGATCATCATGCCGTGGAAGAGCGGCTTCTTCGTGTGCGCGCCCTGGCGCTGCTGCCACCCGACCATGCCCTCGGTGACGTCCGGCAGATCGGGGTAGGCGACGAAGGGCGCCGGGGACGCCAGGTACTCGTACGTCGAGAAGACTTCGTTGTTGCCCTTGCCGTTCTTGGTGAGGACGCCGTCCTTGAACGTGTGGTGGACGCCCTCGACGCCGTACATGCGAAGGCGCTGTTCCTTCGAACCGTAGGGAGCGGCTGTGTAGTTGGCGAGGGCGAGGATGTCGCGGACGGTCTTCTCGTCGGCCTTCTCGCTGATGAACGTCCAGATGTCGGCGGGCGGACGCGCGTACAGGGTGGGCGCGCCGCCGTCGGCGGAGAAGTAGTCGAACGCCTCCATGCGGAACTTCTTGTTGTCCACGCGCTGCACGGCCGCCTTGCCGTACCAGTCGGACAGGTCCTGGCAGTACATCCAGACCTTGCCCGCCGCGCACAGGTCGCCGATGCTGCCGGTCTCGGCCTTCGCGTCGGGGTGGACGAAGCCCGCCGAGTAGAGCTTGCGCGACCACTCCAGGGCTTCCAGGTACTCATCGGTCTCGTAGCGGTTGACGAGCTTGCCGTCGACGAGCTTCCAGTAGTACGGCTTCTCCGGGAGCACACCGAAGATGTTCCAGGCCGCCCAGCTCATGTCGCCGCACGCCCACACCTTGCTCTTGGGGGCGTTGAGCTGCTTGCACAGGTCGTAGAACTCCTGGGCGCTGGTGGGCGCTTCGAGCCCCTCCTTCTCGAAGAGGTCGGTGCGGTAGAACGGCGCGATGTTCGGCGTGGTGGCGGAGGGCATCGGCAGGCCGCGCAGCTTGCCGCCGAAGATGGAGCGCTGCCAGGCGCCGGTGGGGATCGCGGCGAGGTTCGGATACTCCTTGATCTTGTCGCCGCTCAGGTAGGGGCCGAGGTCCGCGAACTTGTTGGCGATGGCGCTCGGTATCTTGCCGGTCAGCTCCCAGCCGGGCACGACCACGGCGTCCGGGACGCCGCTGGAGGCGAGGACCGCGCCCAGCTTCTGGCCGTACGTGTCGCCCTGCTGGTTCTGCCACTTGACGCGGACGCCGGCCGCCTCGTCCATCGCCGCCCAGTAGGGATTGCCCTGCTTGGGTACGTTCCCCCAGATCGGCGCCATGACGGTGAACTCGCCGCCCCTGCCGAGCTTCTGAGGAACCGACACCTTCAGGTCGGCCGCCGGGAGGGCCTTGGTGAAGCCCGCCGCCGAGCCGTTCTTGGCGGGGATGTCCGGGCTGGCCAGGGACGACGCGGCGTACGTCGGGAGCAGGCCCTTGAGCTTCTTCCCCGTCGTGGTGCCCTCGTTCTTCGACCCGCTGCCCCCGCAGGCCGTGAGCAGTGGGGCCCCGCCTGCCACGACGAGCGCGGCCAGGCCGGAGTGGGCGAGGAAGGTTCTCCGGCTCGATCCGGGGCGTCCCGAACGGGAGCTGGTGGAGGGGGAGTTCGGCGTCATTGCGTCAACCCTTCGTGGCGCGCGCCCGGACACACGGCGGTCACCGCCGGTCGGCTTTCGAAGCGCTTCGATGTTGCTGCGAGGTTAAGTGAAGGCTTGGGCCGTAACAAGACTCGGTTCTGAATTCCTCCCAGGCGCGGGAGAGTTCCCAGAACACGCCAACTGGCCCGAGATCGTGGGTGTCTCGCGTTCCTCTCCTTGACATGAGCCCTGGACGGCACGGAGCATCGAAGCGCTTCGAAGAATGAGCACAAGAACGTGAACGAGTCAGCTCCTCCGTGCCCACCGCTCGCCAAGGGGATCCGCACGTGACCGCAAGCCCGCCGCCGCTCCGCGCCCCGGAACAGCTGCCCTTCCATGACCCCGAACTGCCCCTGGACCAGCGCGTGGACGACCTGTTGTCCCGGCTGACCACCGGCGAACGCATCGCGCTCCTGCACCAGTTCACGCCGGCCGTCGAACGGCTCGGCGTCGCCGCGTTCCGCACCGGACAAGAAGCCCTGCACGGCGTCGCCTGGATGGGCCCCGCCACCGTCTTCCCGCAGGCGGTCGGTCTCGGCGCCACCTGGAACGACGACCTCGTCCGCAGCATCGGCGAGGCCGTCGCCACCGAGGCGCGCGCCATGCGGGCGCGCGACGACCGCGTCGGCCTCAACCTCTGGGCACCGACGATGAACCTGCTCCGCCACCCGCTGTGGGGCAGGAACGAGGAGGGCTACTCGGAGGACCCCCGGCTCACCTCCGCCATCGCCGTCGCCTACACCCGTGGCCTGCGCGGCGACCACCCGGACCACTGGCGCACGGCCCCCGTGCTCAAGCACTGGCTGGCCCACAACAACGAGACGGACAGGGACACGTCCTCCGCCTCCGTGCGCCCGCGCGTCCTGCACGAGTACGACCTGCGGGCCTTCCGCGCGGCCGTCGAGGCCGGGGCCGTCGCCGGGGTCATGCCCGCGTACAACCTCGTCAACGGACGCCCCAACCACGTCTCGCCCCACCTGCGCGAGCACCTGCGCACCTGGACGGACCAGGACCTGCTCGTCTGCTCCGACGCGGGAGCGCCCAGCAATCTCGTCGACTCCGAGAAGTACTTCGACACCCACGAGGAGGCCACCGCGGCGTCGCTCCTCGCGGGCGTCGACAGCTTCACCGACCACGGCACCGACGCGAGCATCATCACGGGCCGCATCCAACGCGCGCTTGAGCCGGGCCTGTTGACCGAGGCCGACATCGACACGGCGGCACGCCGTCACCTGTCCGTCCGCTTCCGGCTCGGCGAGTTCGACCCCGGCCAGGGCCCGTACGCGGACCCGGCATCGCACGCCTTCGACACATCCGGACACCAGGCGCTCGCCCAGGAGGCAGCCGAGCAGGCCGTCGTCCTGCTGAAGAACGACGGCCTGCTCCCGCTGCCCGAAGGCACCCGCATCGCGGTCGTCGGCCTGCTCGCCGACGCGTGCAAGACCGACTGGTACAGCGGCACCCTGATCCGCCGCAGCACACCCCTGGACGGACTGCGCGAACGGTTCGGTGCCGACAGCATCACCTTCACCGAAGGCGTGGACCGGGTGCGCCTGAAGTGCGCGGCCGGATGGCTCCGGGTGCCGGACTCCGACCAGACCGTGCCGCCCCAGGGGCCGGAGATCGCCCTGGACCCGGCCCTGCTCACCGGCCGCACCGACCTGGCCCCCCTGACCTGCGGCCCCGAGCCGACCGAGTTCGCCCTCGTCGACTGGGGATGCGGCACATGGACGCTGCGCGCCCCCGACGGCCGCTACCTCTCGGTCGCCGACGACGGCTTCGTGCGCGCGTCCGCTGACCAGCCCGGCGGCTGGGTCGTACAGGAGACGTTCGCGCTGGTCGGCCACGGGGACGGGTACCTCATCGAGCACACAGGGACGGGTGGGTACGTCTCTGTCGCCGCCGACGGCGTGAAGGTTGCCGACGAGCCGCAGGTCTTCACCCTCGAATTCCTGGAGCGCGGCGACGAGGCCGTGGCGCGTGCCGCTGCGCAGGCCGACGCCGTGATCGTCGTCGCCGGGAACGACCCCCACATCAACGGCCGCGAGACCGAGGACCGCACGACACTCGACCTGCCACCCCACCAGGACCGGCTCTGGCGCGCCGCCCGAGCGGCCAACCCCCGCACCGCGCTCGCCCTGGTCTCCGCCTATCCGTACGCGGTCGCCGACGCCCACGCCCAGCTGCCCGCGCTGCTGTGGACCGCGCACGGCGGACAGGCCGCGGGCACCGCGCTCGCCCGGGTCGTCGCGGGCGACGTCTCCCCGGCAGGACGCCTCCCGCAGACCTGGTACGCCGCCGACACCGACCTGCCCGACCTGCTCGACTACGACGTCATCGGCTCCCGGCAGACCTACCTCTACTTCGACGGCACCCCGCTCTACCCCTTCGGGCACGGCCTCGGCTACTCCTCCTTCGCGTACGAGGACCTGGTGACCGCGCGCGAAGGGGACCTGATCCGGGTCGCGTTCACCGTCACCAACACCGGCCCCCGCGCCGCGGACGAGGTGGCCCAGCTCTACACCCGGGCACCCCGGGACCCCGCGGCGGCCCTCGCCCTGCCGCACCGGCAACTCATGGCGCACCGCCGCATCCACCTCGCGCCCGGGGCCGCGCGCCGCCTGGAGTTCCAACTGCCGCTCTCCGAGCTGGCGTTCTGGGACGTGCGCCACGACCGGTGGGCCGTGGCGCCCGGTGCGTACGAGATGCTTGCCGGAGCCTCCAGCGCCGACATCCGCATCGCCGCGACCGTCGACGTCGACGCCGCCCCGATCGCCGCCAGGCCGGTGCGGGAGGCAGGACTCGCGGCGGCGGGCTACGACGAACAGGACGCCACCGAGATCGTCGACCGCACCAGGACGGCCGGCGATGCCGTGCGCGCGGTGGACGGCGGCACGGGTGAACTGCTCTTCCGGGACTGCGACTTCGGAGACGGCGTGTGCGCGGTCTCGGTCGAGGCTTCGGGGGAGGGAGCCGTCGACCTCATCTCGGGCAGCACCGCCACCACCGTCACCGTCCCGGCGACCGGCGGCGCGTACGACTACCGCCTGCGCACCTCCGGCTTCACCGCCGCCGGAGTGCGCGATCTGCGCGTGCGGCTGCGCGGCCCCCTGCGGCTCGCACGGCTCGCCTTCACCGCCACCGCACAGCCGAGGGAGACCGCATGAAGTTCACCGACGGCTTCTGGCTGATGCGTGACGGGGTGCGCGCCTCGTACGCGACCGATGTGCGCGACGTGCGGGAGGGCGAGGGGCGGTTCACGGCGTACGCCGCCGTCCACCGGGTCCGTGAACGCGGCGACACCCTCAACACCCCGCTCGTCACCGTCGAATGCTTCTCGCCCGCCGACGGCGTGATCGGCGTCCGGGCGACCCACCACGCCGGAAAGGCCGCGCACGGACCGGACTTCCGCCTGTACGAGACCGAGGGCGCGGGAATCCTCAAGCGTGAGGGCACCGTCATCGAGCTCGCCAGCGGCCCGCTCACCGTGCGCCTGGACACCAGCAAGCCCTGGGGCCTCCAATTCCTCGACGCCGACGACAAGCTGCTGACAGCGGTCGAGCGCAGAGGCACCGGCTTCGCCACCGCGCCCGACGGAAGCCACCACATGATCGGCCAACTCGCCCTGGGAGTGGGCGAGTACATCTACGGCCTCGGCGAGCGCTTCACCCCGTACGTCAAGAACGGCCAGAACGTCGACATCTGGCAGGCCGACGGCGGCACCAGCAGCGAGCAGGCCTACAAGAACATCCCCTTCCACCTCTCCTCGCGCGGCTACGGCGTCTTCGTCAACCACCCCGGCAAGGTCTCCTACGAGATCGGCTCCGAATCCGTCGGCCAGGTCCAGTTCAGCGTCGAGGACCAGTCGATCGAGTACTACGTCATCGCGGGACCCACGCCCAAGGACGTCCTGCGCCGCTACACCGCGCTGACCGGCCGCCCCGCGCTGCCCCCCGCCTGGTCGTTCGGCCTGTGGCTGACGACCTCCTTCTGCACGCCCTACGACGAGGAGACCGTCACCGCCTTCGTCGACGGCATGGCCGAGCGCGACATCCCGCTCGGCGTCTTCCACTTCGACTGCTTCTGGATGCGCGAGTACCAGTGGACCGACTTCCGCTGGGACCCCGAGGTCTTCCCCGACCCGGAGGGCATGCTGCGCAGGCTCCGCGAGCGCGGCCTGAAGGTCAGCGTGTGGATCAACCCGTACATCGCGCAGAAGTCCGCACTCTTCGCCGGGGCCGCCGCCGAGGGGTATCTCGTCCGGCGGCCGAACGGCGACATCTGGCAGTGGGACCTCTGGCAGCCGGGCATGGCGCTCGTGGACTTCACGAACCCGGCCGCCCGCGAGTGGTACGCGGGCCTGCTGCGCAACCTGCTCGACCAGGGAGTCGACTGCTTCAAGACCGACTTCGGCGAACGCGTCCCCACCGACGTCCTGTGGCACGACGGCTCGGACCCCGAGCGCATGCACAACTACTACGCGCAGCTCTACAACAGCACGGTCTTCGAACTCCTGGAGAAGGAACGCGGCCCCGGACAGGCGGTCGTCTTCGCCCGGTCGGCGACGGCGGGCGGCCAGCAGTTCCCGGTGCACTGGGGCGGCGACTGCTTCGCCTCGCTCGGTGCCATGGCCGAGTCGCTGCGCGGCGGCCTCTCCCTGTCGCTCTCCGGCTTCGGCTTCTGGAGCCACGACATCGGCGGCTTCGAAGGCACCCCGGACCCCGCGGTCTTCAAACGCTGGCTCGCCTTCGGCCTGCTCTCCTCGCACAGCCGCCTGCACGGCAACGTCTCCTACCGGGTGCCGTGGGCGTTCGGCGACGAAGCGGTCGACGTGGCACGGAAGTTCACGCGGCTCAAGCACCGCCTCATGCCGTACCTGTACGGCGTGGCCGTCGAGGCCCACCGCACGGGCGTCCCCGTCATGCGCCCCATGTTCCTGGAGTTCCCCGACGACCCCGCCTGCCGCACCCTGGACCGGCAGTACATGCTCGGCCCCGACCTCCTGGTCGCCCCCGTCCTCACCGCGGAGGGGGACGTCGAGTTCTACGTGCCCGAAGGCACCTGGACCCACCTGCTGACCGGGGAGAGCGTCACAGGCCCCGCATGGCGGCACGAGACCCACGGCTTCGACAGCCTGCCCCTGTACGTCCGGCCCGGCGCGCTGCTCCCGCTGGGCGCCGACGACCAGCGCGCCGACGGCGACTGGCTCCAGGACCTCACCCTCCTGGTCGCCCCGGACACGGAGGACGGCACCGAGATCACCGTGCCCGACCTGGAGGGCAGGCCCGCGGCCGTCTTCCGAGCGGAACGGGACGGCGCTGGGGTCCGCGTCACGGCCGAGGGGAGCGCACGCGCCTTCACGGTGCGCACGGTGGCGGATTGGGCGGACCCGGGCGGCAACCCTTCGCCGGGCGGCGGCGACAAGGACATGCAAGCCGTCCACCACCGAAGGAATGATCCGGGAACATGACCCCACGAGCGACCAAGCGCGTCCGTCACCGCCGAGGTCTCACCAAGCGCCGTGCCGTCGTCGGCGGCATCGCCGCGCTCGGCATGACCGGCGCCGCCCTCGTCACCAGCACCATGATGTCGAGCGCGGGAGCGGCGACCGCGTGGCCCGAGGCCAAGGGCCAGAAGCCGACGTCCAAGACCATCGAGGTCTCCGGCACCTACGACGGTGGCCTCAAGCGCCACTACGGCACCGGCGACCTGGGCGGCGACGGCCAGGACGAGGGCCAGGACCCGCTCTTCAAGCTGAAGGACGGCGCGGTCCTGAAGAACGTCATCCTCGGCTCCCCGGCCGCGGACGGCGTGCACTGCTCGGGCAGCTGCACCCTCCAGAACGTGTGGTGGGAGGACGTCGGCGAGGACGCGGCCACGTTCAAGGGCACATCGGCGAACTCGACGTACACCGTCTACGGCGGTGGCGCGAAGAAGGCCGACGACAAGGTCTTCCAGTTCAACGGCGCGGGCAAGCTGGTCGTGACCAAGTTCCAGGTCTCCGACTTCGGCAAGCTGGTGCGGGCCTGCGGCAACTGCTCCAAGCAGTACCAGCGCAACATCATCGTGAACGACGTCGACATCACCGCCCCCGGCAAGTCGATCGTCGGCATCAACACCAACTACGGCGACACGGCCGCGCTGCGCAACATCCGCATCCACGGCGACGGCAACAAGAAGATCGCCACCTGCGACCGCTTCACCGGCAACAACACCGGTGCCGAGCCGCCCAAGACGGGCACGGGCCCCGACGGCAAGTACTGCAAGTTCACCGCTTCGGACATCAGCTACAAGTAGCGGAAACGGCGATGCGGCACGGCCACCCTCGGCCGTGCCGCATCGCTGTGTCAGGTGCTGCCCGGTGCTCAGGTGCCGAGCAGCCGGTCGTACTCCGCCTGGGTCACCGGCAGGACCGTGCCGTGCCGGGCACCCGCCGGCAGGGCGGCGTCCTTCGTCTCGGTCCAGGTGCCCGAGGCGAGGTCCGTCGTCTCGAAGAGGACATAGCCGCGCCCGCCGAACTCGTCGATGAGCATGTACCACTTGTCCCCGGAGTTGGACTTGAACACCGCGGGCCCCTCGCCCCGGTCGATCACGCCCTTCCCGATGCAGTCGGCCACGAAGTCGTACGACGTGTCCGTCAGGCTCCTCGACCTCTCCGAGGTGATGAACTTCGAGCAGGGGGTGCCCGACGCAGGGTCCCGCTCGTCCTTGGTGTAGCGGTAGTAGTTCCCGCCGTCCTTGACCACCGTGGAGTCGATCACCGAATAGCCCGGGTCGTTCCAGACCTTGGCCTTGCTGAAGGTACGGAAGTCCTTCGTGGTCGCGTACAGCATCTTGTTGTACGTCGATCCGGTGTGGTCCGGATCGTCGGCGCCGTAGATCTTGGACGCCCAGAAGACGACGTACGTCTTGAGCCTTTCGTCGTAATACGCCTCCGGGGCCCAGGTGTTGCCCGCCGTGTCCGGGGCGACCTTCACCAGGCGCTGGTCGGTCCAGTGGGTCAGGTCCGTGGACTCCCACACCATGATCGACTTGCTGCCGGTGCGCTGGACCTGGTCCCAGCTGCCACCGCTGCCGCCGTACATCCGCAGGTCGGTGGCGATCTGATAGAACTTGTCGCCCTTCGGCGAGCGGATGATGAACGGGTCGCGCAGCCCCTTGGTGCCGAGCTGCGAGGTCAGCACGGGCTTGCCGCCGTTCAACTCCCGGTAACGCGTGGGGTCGTTGCCGTCGCTGAGCGCCATGCGGATCTGCTCGCCGTCCGCGGTGCCCTCACCGGTGAAGTAGCTGAAGAGGTAGCCCGCGTACTTCTGCTTGGCATGGGTGGGTTCTGCGTGCGCGGGAGTTGCGAGCAGACCGACCATCAGGGCAAGGAGCGGGATCAGAATTCTGGTGCGCACGGCTCAGCGCGCCGAGAAGCTGTGGACCGTGCTGGACCGGTAGGTCTGCCCGGGCCGCAGCACCGTCGAGGGGAACTTCGGCTGGTTGGGGGAGTCCGGGAAGTGCTGGGTCTCCAGGCACAGACCGTCGCCCTGCCGGTAGGTGCGCCCCGAAGGCCCGGTGAGGGTGCCGTCGAGGAAGTTCCCGGAGTAGAACTGCACGCCCGGCTCGGTCGTGGCGATCTTCATGGAGCGTCCCGACTCCGGGTCGCGCAGCGTCGCGAAGGGCTCGGGGCGCTGTGTGATGCCCTTGTCCAGGACCCAGTTGTGGTCGAAGCCCTTGGCGGTCACCAGTTGCGGGTGGGAGACACGGATGTCTTCGCCCACCGTCTTCGCCCGCCGGAAGTCGAAGGGCGTGCCCGCCACCTTCGCCAGCTCACCGGTCGGGATGAGACCGGCGTCCGTCGGAGTGAACCGGGCGGCGGCCAGGGCCAGTTCGTGGTCCAGGATGTCGCCGCTGCCCTCGCCCGCGAAGTTGTAGTACGTGTGGTTCGTCAGATTCACCACGGTCGCCTTGTCCGTGGTCGCCGCGTAGTCGATGCGCCAGTCGCCGCGCGCGGTGAGCGTGTACGTCACCTTCACGCGCAGCGTCCCGGGGTAGCCCATCTCGCCGTCGACGCTCACATACCGCAGGACGAGGCCCACGCCGGTGGAGTCGGCGAACGGCTCCACGTCCCACACCCGCGTGTTGAAGCCCTTGGCCCCGCCGTGCAGGCTGTTGTCGCCGTCGTTCACGGAGAGCTGGTGGGTCTTGCCGTCCAGGGTGAAGCGGCCCTTGGCGATGCGGTTGCCGTAGCGGCCGATCAGCGCGCCGAAGAAGGTGGTTCCGGCGACGTACGCCTCGATGGTGTCGTAGCCCAGGGAGACGTTGGTGTACCGGCCGTGCCGGTCCGGGAGTTCGAGGGACTGCACGATGCCGCCGTACGAGAGCACCTTCATGCGGGTGCCGCCGTTGGCGAGGGACCAGCGGTACACCTTGGTCCCGTCGGCCAGCTTCCCGAAGAGCTCCTTGGTGGGCGTGCGGCCCGCCGAGGCGTGCGAGGTGCCCGCGACGGCGGCGGTGAGGCCGGCGGCGGCGGCCGAGGCCAGGACGGTGCGTCTGCTCGTTTCCATGTGCGACTCCAGACAGCGAAGTTGGGGGTGAGGACTAGCGGCCGACTTTCCGCTTGTTCCAGACGTCGAAGCCGACCGCGGCAAGCAGCACCAGGCCCTTGATGACCTGCTGGTAGTCGGTGCCGATGTTGACCAGGGACATGCCGTTGTTGAGGACGCCGAGCACCAGGCCGCCGATCACGGCGCCCATCACCGTGCCGACGCCGCCGCTCATCGACGCGCCGCCGATGAACGCGGCCGCGATCGCCTCCAGTTCGAAGTTCAGTCCCGCCTGCGGGGTGCCCGCGTTCAGGCGCGCCGCGTACACACAGCCCGCGAGCGCGGCGAGCACGCCCATGTTGACGAAGATCAGGAAGGTGACGCGCTTGTCCTTGACGCCGGACAGCTTCGCCGCGGCCTTGTTGCCGCCGAGCGCGTACACGTGGCGGCCGACGACCGCGTTGCGCATCACATAGCCGAGGGTGATCAGCAGGCCGCACATGATGAGCAGTACGACGGGAACGCCGTGGAAGCTGGCGAGGGTCAGCGTGAAGGCGACGACGGCGGCGGTGATCGCGACCAGCTTGGCCACCCACAGGCTCGTCGGCGTCACGTCGAGGTCGTAGGCCAACTGCTGCTTGCGGCTGCGCCACTCACGGAAGAGCAGGAACGCGACCGTCACCGTGCCGAGCAGCAGCGTCGGGTTGTGGTATTGCGTGTACGGGCCCATCTCGGGGATGAACCCCTTGGCGATGTTCTGGAAGCCCTCGGGGAACGGAGACAGCGACTGGCCCTCGAGGACGATCTGCGTGAGACCGCGGAAGAGCAGCATGCCGGCCAGGGTCACGATGAACGACGGGATGCCGACGTACGCGATGAAGAAGCCCTGCCACGCACCGGCGACCGCGCCGATGAGGAGCGACAGGACGAGCGCGAGTACCCAGGGCATGTCGTGCTTGACCATCATCACCGCCGACATGGCGCCCACGAAGGCGACAAGGGAGCCGACGGACAGGTCGATGTGCCCGGCGATGATGACGATCATCATGCCGATGGCCAGGATGAGGATGTAGCCGTTCTGCTGGATCAGGTTGGAGACGTTGTTCGGCAGGAGCAGTGTGCCGTCGGTCCAGATCTGGAACAGGATGACGATGAAGGCCAGGGCGACGAGCATGCCGTACTGGCGCATGTTGGAGCGCACGCTCCGCAGCAGCAGTGCCCCGGCCGATTCCTTGGCGGGCGGCGTGGACGAGGTGTCACGTGGC
Protein-coding sequences here:
- a CDS encoding aldose epimerase family protein, giving the protein METSRRTVLASAAAAGLTAAVAGTSHASAGRTPTKELFGKLADGTKVYRWSLANGGTRMKVLSYGGIVQSLELPDRHGRYTNVSLGYDTIEAYVAGTTFFGALIGRYGNRIAKGRFTLDGKTHQLSVNDGDNSLHGGAKGFNTRVWDVEPFADSTGVGLVLRYVSVDGEMGYPGTLRVKVTYTLTARGDWRIDYAATTDKATVVNLTNHTYYNFAGEGSGDILDHELALAAARFTPTDAGLIPTGELAKVAGTPFDFRRAKTVGEDIRVSHPQLVTAKGFDHNWVLDKGITQRPEPFATLRDPESGRSMKIATTEPGVQFYSGNFLDGTLTGPSGRTYRQGDGLCLETQHFPDSPNQPKFPSTVLRPGQTYRSSTVHSFSAR
- the mmsB gene encoding multiple monosaccharide ABC transporter permease, yielding MTTTTTPPRDTSSTPPAKESAGALLLRSVRSNMRQYGMLVALAFIVILFQIWTDGTLLLPNNVSNLIQQNGYILILAIGMMIVIIAGHIDLSVGSLVAFVGAMSAVMMVKHDMPWVLALVLSLLIGAVAGAWQGFFIAYVGIPSFIVTLAGMLLFRGLTQIVLEGQSLSPFPEGFQNIAKGFIPEMGPYTQYHNPTLLLGTVTVAFLLFREWRSRKQQLAYDLDVTPTSLWVAKLVAITAAVVAFTLTLASFHGVPVVLLIMCGLLITLGYVMRNAVVGRHVYALGGNKAAAKLSGVKDKRVTFLIFVNMGVLAALAGCVYAARLNAGTPQAGLNFELEAIAAAFIGGASMSGGVGTVMGAVIGGLVLGVLNNGMSLVNIGTDYQQVIKGLVLLAAVGFDVWNKRKVGR